The Tribolium castaneum strain GA2 chromosome 3, icTriCast1.1, whole genome shotgun sequence sequence CTAAAGACACCTCCAAAGTGACCAACAGAGCGAACGGAAGCAAAGGTCTGGGATTATTCCAGGTAACGTTCGGGCGGAAATCGCAACCCTCTGGGTCACAACACGATCGCATCCGCTGTTTTTAGCCAAACACCTGATTTCTAATTTGCAGATTAGCAGCAAGGAATGGTGCACGTACAACACGCCGGGGGGCAAATGCAACATGAAATGCGAAGGTAAATTAATCCgagattatttaaattttcgcaTTTGTAATTGGGTTATGCAGATCTGGTTAACGAAGATATTGCCGATGACTCGTCCTGTGCTAAAAAAATGCACGGGGAATTAGGGTTCCGGGGCTGGGAAGGATGGAAACGCAGCTGTTACCGAAGGAAATTGCCGATACCCAACTGCTGAATTTTGTTTGTggatttttgaacaaaagtttaaaataacacAGCTTGTTCTTAAAGTAGGTTTTACTAGATTCTTCGCTAGTCATATTCGAGGGCTGCGTAATTTAATTCATGGAATTAAACTGTTTACGGTTAATATTTACCAGTTTGACTCAATATTTGTAGTTCATAAGTgcattaaatcaaaataaacatAACCCTATCTAAACCAAACTGTTGTCTCCTTAACGCAAAacaattatgtttatttaatcgaattccagttttaataaaaattaaaagcataAGCCGTTAAAAAGAATCTTGCAGATTGAAGGTAGATTAAGCAATGCgttgaaattttataatataaaatttattggatTTATTGGCCGTAAAGCCACTTTTTGgatgatataaaaattttatagccATATATGTTTTATGTGTCGACTTCCCATTTCTTTCTCAAAATTTAACTTATAAAGGAATTGAAAAAGTAAGATAGAAattaaatcataaataaaacagactttaaatgaaaccaaattttacttttgcaaAGTAAATGGCAACTAAATTTGAATGAACACtggaataaattaattactattcAACTTTaggaaaatagtaaaatttgCTGGACTGTGAAATAAGTTTTCCAATGACGTTGAAGTTCGTTCAAAATCATttccataaaataaataagagatATCATTATCAACAATCCACCACCCTCGTGAGATCGCTTATTATTCCCACTTTGAATCTGAACCGCCGCGATTTGTGCATG is a genomic window containing:
- the LOC100142316 gene encoding lysozyme — encoded protein: MKYRTVLLLFASFCFQQTSSKVFTRCGLTQELLKQGFPRSFVGNWVCLIESESAKDTSKVTNRANGSKGLGLFQISSKEWCTYNTPGGKCNMKCEDLVNEDIADDSSCAKKMHGELGFRGWEGWKRSCYRRKLPIPNC